One region of Streptomyces sp. NBC_00442 genomic DNA includes:
- a CDS encoding N-acyl-D-amino-acid deacylase family protein: MLDHLIKGATLVDGTGAPARLADVGIRAGRIAVVAGPGGVTEGAVTSEDATGLVLAPGFVDPHTHYDAQLFWDPYATPSMNHGVTTVAGGNCGFTLAPLHPDRPEDADYTRRMMSKVEGMSLKALEEGVSWGWSGFGEYLDALDGRIAVNAGFMVGHCALRRHVMGPDAVGGQPSPEQLDAMLALLHDAMDAGAWGLSTTQSSTHSDGDGKPVASRHALPAELLALCEAVGQHEGTQLEAIVAGCLDQFADDEIDLLVEMSSAAGRPLNWNVLTIDAAVPERVPRQLIPSERARKAGGRIVALTMPILTPMNMSLGTFCALNLIPGWGEILGLPVPERIDKLRDADVRAEMLRRADSKEAGIFRRLANFGRYVIGDTYSPENEGLSGRVVGDIAAERGLDPFHCLVEICANDLLRTVLWPMPTDNDPATWELRRETWEHDDVLLGGSDAGAHLDRMCGAPYTTRFLGDCLRGRKLVPLERAVKMLTDDPARLFGLRGRGRIEEGFHADLVLFDPERIEAGPATLVHDLPGDSPRLDSKAIGIVSVRVNGVETLRDDRVTGAVPGTVLRSGRDTRTVSTK, encoded by the coding sequence ATGCTCGACCATTTGATCAAGGGCGCCACCCTCGTGGACGGCACCGGCGCCCCCGCCCGGCTCGCCGACGTCGGGATACGGGCGGGGCGGATCGCCGTCGTCGCCGGGCCAGGAGGGGTGACGGAGGGCGCCGTCACCAGTGAGGACGCCACCGGGCTCGTGCTCGCGCCCGGGTTCGTCGACCCGCACACCCACTACGACGCCCAGCTGTTCTGGGACCCGTACGCCACCCCGTCCATGAACCACGGCGTCACCACCGTCGCCGGCGGCAACTGCGGATTCACCCTCGCCCCGCTGCACCCCGACCGTCCCGAGGACGCCGACTACACCCGGCGCATGATGTCCAAGGTGGAGGGGATGTCCCTCAAGGCCCTTGAGGAGGGGGTCAGTTGGGGCTGGAGCGGCTTCGGGGAGTACTTGGACGCACTCGACGGACGCATCGCCGTCAACGCGGGGTTCATGGTCGGGCACTGTGCGCTGCGGCGCCACGTGATGGGGCCCGACGCGGTCGGCGGGCAGCCGAGTCCCGAGCAGCTCGACGCCATGCTCGCCCTGCTCCACGACGCCATGGACGCCGGCGCCTGGGGGCTCTCCACCACCCAGTCATCCACCCACTCCGACGGCGACGGCAAACCCGTGGCATCCCGGCACGCGCTGCCCGCCGAACTCCTCGCGCTGTGCGAAGCCGTCGGGCAGCACGAGGGCACGCAGTTGGAAGCGATCGTCGCCGGGTGCCTCGACCAGTTCGCGGACGACGAGATCGACCTGCTCGTCGAGATGAGCTCCGCCGCGGGACGTCCGCTCAACTGGAACGTCCTGACCATCGACGCCGCCGTACCCGAACGCGTACCGCGTCAGCTGATCCCAAGTGAGCGTGCCCGCAAGGCCGGTGGCCGCATCGTCGCGCTCACCATGCCGATCCTGACGCCCATGAACATGTCGCTCGGCACGTTCTGCGCCCTCAACCTCATACCGGGGTGGGGCGAGATCCTCGGCCTGCCCGTCCCCGAGCGCATCGACAAGCTGCGCGACGCGGACGTACGGGCCGAGATGCTGCGGCGCGCCGACAGCAAGGAAGCCGGCATCTTCCGGCGGCTGGCCAACTTCGGGCGCTACGTCATCGGTGACACCTACAGCCCCGAGAACGAGGGTTTGTCGGGGCGGGTGGTCGGGGACATCGCCGCCGAGCGGGGGCTCGACCCCTTCCACTGCCTCGTCGAGATCTGCGCCAACGACCTTCTGCGTACAGTCCTTTGGCCCATGCCGACCGACAACGATCCCGCCACCTGGGAGCTGCGCCGCGAGACCTGGGAGCACGACGACGTGCTGCTCGGCGGGTCCGACGCCGGGGCGCACCTCGACCGGATGTGCGGGGCTCCGTACACCACCCGCTTCCTCGGGGACTGCCTGCGCGGGCGCAAGCTCGTCCCGTTGGAGCGGGCCGTGAAGATGCTCACCGACGATCCCGCCCGCCTCTTCGGGCTGCGCGGGCGCGGGCGGATCGAGGAGGGGTTCCATGCCGACCTCGTCCTGTTCGACCCGGAGCGCATCGAGGCCGGGCCCGCCACCCTCGTGCACGACCTGCCGGGCGACAGCCCCCGGCTCGACTCCAAGGCGATCGGCATCGTCTCGGTCCGGGTCAACGGCGTCGAGACGCTCCGCGACGACCGGGTGACGGGCGCGGTGCCCGGCACCGTGCTCCGTTCGGGGCGCGACACCAGGACGGTGAGCACCAAGTGA
- a CDS encoding LLM class flavin-dependent oxidoreductase, translating to MEFGLFVQGYVPAARSAVDPMAEHKALMEETKYVIQADKSGFKYAWASEHHFLEEYSHLSANEVFLGYLAHATDRIHLGSGIFNPLAQVNHPVKVAEKVAMLDHLSEGRFEFGSGRGAGSHEILGFIPGVTDMNYTKEIWEETIAEFPKMWLQEEYPGFQGKHWQLPPRKIFPKPYGKSHPAMWYAAGSPSSYAMAARKGLGVLGFSVQKVSDMEWVLEQYKTAIRDAEPVGDFVNDNVMVTSTAICAPTHDEAVRIAVEGGLNRLQSLVFRYHDTFPRPEGIPEWPELLPEYNAEIIELLIAEELMICGDPDEVAAQCGRWERAGADQLSFGLPIGVSFEDTMQTIRLIGEHVIPKIDTDPVHRTSRFRAASGS from the coding sequence TTGGAATTCGGACTCTTTGTGCAGGGATACGTGCCGGCAGCACGGTCCGCGGTCGACCCCATGGCGGAGCACAAGGCGCTGATGGAGGAGACGAAGTACGTCATCCAGGCCGACAAGTCCGGCTTCAAGTACGCCTGGGCCTCCGAGCACCACTTCCTGGAGGAGTACTCCCACCTCTCGGCCAACGAGGTCTTCCTCGGCTACCTCGCCCACGCCACCGACCGCATCCACCTCGGCTCGGGCATCTTCAACCCGCTGGCCCAGGTCAACCACCCGGTCAAGGTCGCCGAGAAGGTGGCCATGCTCGACCACCTCTCCGAAGGCCGCTTCGAGTTCGGCAGCGGCCGAGGCGCGGGCTCGCACGAGATCCTCGGGTTCATACCGGGCGTCACCGACATGAACTACACCAAGGAAATCTGGGAAGAGACCATCGCGGAGTTCCCCAAGATGTGGCTCCAGGAGGAGTACCCGGGGTTCCAGGGCAAGCACTGGCAGCTTCCGCCGCGCAAGATCTTCCCCAAGCCGTACGGGAAGTCGCACCCGGCCATGTGGTACGCCGCCGGGTCGCCGTCCTCGTACGCGATGGCGGCGCGCAAGGGGCTCGGAGTGCTCGGGTTCTCCGTGCAGAAGGTCTCCGACATGGAGTGGGTCCTGGAGCAGTACAAGACGGCGATCCGGGACGCCGAGCCGGTCGGGGACTTCGTCAACGACAACGTAATGGTGACGTCGACGGCGATCTGCGCGCCGACGCACGACGAGGCGGTACGGATCGCCGTCGAGGGCGGGCTCAACCGGCTCCAGTCGCTGGTGTTCCGCTACCACGACACGTTCCCTCGTCCCGAGGGGATTCCGGAGTGGCCGGAGCTGCTGCCGGAGTACAACGCGGAGATCATCGAGCTGCTCATCGCGGAAGAGCTGATGATCTGCGGGGATCCGGACGAGGTTGCTGCGCAGTGCGGGCGGTGGGAGCGGGCGGGGGCGGATCAGTTGTCCTTCGGACTGCCGATCGGGGTGTCGTTCGAGGACACGATGCAGACGATTCGGTTGATCGGGGAGCATGTGATTCCGAAGATCGACACGGATCCGGTGCACCGGACGTCCCGCTTCCGGGCGGCGTCGGGTTCCTGA
- a CDS encoding CehA/McbA family metallohydrolase — MTENGSGSIGRRGLIATGAAAALTLGSVSFANAAPGGGAGAAGGARPDETRTVRGTLPPGAPDFVYLPVEVPHGVRELAVSYAYEKASVPAGTQNNALDIGIFDERGTALGGAGFRGWSGGARTEFFLRADDATPGYLRGPVRAGTWHIALGPYTVAPQGLPYTVTVTLKYGDPGTTPAPVYPPPRAKGRGRAWYRGDCHLHSVHSDGGRTPAEIAALARAAGLDFINTSEHNTTSGHRAWQGLWGDDLLIMTGEEITTRNGHVVALGTEPGRFVDWRYRARDHRFGHVARGVRAAGGLVVPAHPHATCVGCNWKFGFGDADAVEVWNGPYTPDDEATLAEWDNSLAVASRSGRAWLPAMGNSDAHRDPDRVGGPQTVVLADDLTTRAIQAGLRAGHSYVAESAAVSLSFGVSGGYGRHAGIGDRLRASPDEPVTARLEVTGAPGCTVAFVTDQGTLHTTALPASGTGTATWRTTPANATYIRAEVRHTPTAPGFPGPMAALTNPVFLGG, encoded by the coding sequence ATGACCGAGAACGGATCCGGATCCATCGGCAGACGCGGCCTCATCGCGACGGGCGCGGCCGCCGCCCTTACGTTGGGAAGCGTGAGCTTCGCGAACGCGGCGCCGGGCGGCGGGGCCGGTGCGGCCGGTGGCGCGCGCCCCGACGAGACCAGGACGGTGCGCGGCACACTGCCGCCCGGCGCCCCCGATTTCGTCTACCTTCCCGTGGAAGTGCCACATGGTGTACGGGAGTTGGCGGTCTCCTACGCGTACGAGAAGGCGAGCGTGCCGGCCGGCACCCAGAACAACGCGCTCGACATCGGCATCTTCGACGAGCGCGGCACGGCGCTCGGCGGGGCCGGGTTCCGAGGCTGGTCGGGCGGGGCGCGCACGGAGTTCTTCCTGCGGGCCGACGACGCGACCCCCGGCTATCTGCGGGGCCCCGTGCGCGCCGGGACCTGGCACATCGCGCTCGGCCCGTACACGGTCGCCCCGCAGGGCCTGCCGTACACAGTGACGGTCACGCTGAAGTACGGCGATCCCGGCACCACACCGGCGCCGGTCTATCCGCCGCCGCGCGCCAAGGGGCGGGGCCGCGCCTGGTACCGGGGCGACTGCCATCTGCACTCGGTGCACTCCGACGGCGGCCGCACCCCGGCCGAGATCGCGGCGCTGGCCCGCGCGGCCGGGCTCGACTTCATCAACACCTCCGAGCACAACACGACGTCGGGCCACCGGGCGTGGCAGGGCCTGTGGGGCGACGATCTGCTGATCATGACCGGCGAGGAGATAACCACCCGCAACGGGCACGTGGTCGCCCTCGGTACCGAGCCCGGCCGGTTCGTCGACTGGCGCTACCGGGCCCGGGACCACCGTTTCGGCCACGTCGCGCGCGGGGTCCGCGCGGCGGGCGGGCTCGTGGTCCCCGCCCACCCGCACGCCACGTGCGTCGGCTGCAACTGGAAGTTCGGCTTCGGTGACGCGGACGCGGTGGAGGTGTGGAACGGCCCGTACACCCCCGACGACGAGGCGACCCTCGCCGAATGGGACAACTCCCTTGCTGTCGCGTCCCGTTCGGGACGTGCGTGGCTGCCCGCGATGGGCAACAGCGACGCCCACCGCGACCCGGACCGCGTCGGCGGCCCCCAGACGGTGGTCCTGGCCGACGACCTGACGACACGGGCGATCCAGGCGGGCCTGCGGGCGGGACACTCGTACGTGGCGGAGTCCGCGGCGGTCTCCCTGTCCTTCGGCGTCTCGGGAGGTTACGGCCGGCACGCGGGCATCGGCGACCGCCTGCGGGCCTCCCCCGACGAGCCGGTGACCGCCCGACTGGAGGTGACCGGCGCCCCCGGCTGCACGGTGGCCTTCGTCACCGACCAGGGCACCCTGCACACCACCGCGCTCCCCGCCTCGGGCACCGGCACGGCGACGTGGCGGACCACCCCGGCCAACGCCACCTACATCCGCGCCGAGGTCCGTCACACCCCCACGGCCCCCGGCTTCCCCGGCCCGATGGCGGCGCTCACGAACCCGGTGTTCCTGGGAGGGTGA
- a CDS encoding putative quinol monooxygenase, with amino-acid sequence MIFIAVRFTVRPEHADNWPTLVDAFTRATRAEPGNLFFDWSRGLDDPAQYTLLEAFADAAAGSAHVESDHFRAGLETMAGAIAATPEIINVEVPGQGWSQMAELQPK; translated from the coding sequence ATGATCTTCATCGCCGTCAGGTTCACCGTCCGCCCCGAGCACGCCGACAACTGGCCCACCCTCGTCGACGCCTTCACCCGCGCCACCCGCGCCGAGCCGGGCAACCTGTTCTTCGACTGGTCGCGCGGCCTGGACGACCCCGCCCAGTACACCCTGCTCGAAGCCTTCGCCGACGCCGCCGCGGGCTCGGCCCACGTCGAGTCCGACCACTTCCGGGCCGGGCTCGAAACGATGGCCGGTGCCATCGCCGCCACCCCGGAGATCATCAACGTCGAGGTGCCCGGACAGGGCTGGAGCCAGATGGCCGAGCTCCAGCCCAAGTAG
- a CDS encoding TIGR03619 family F420-dependent LLM class oxidoreductase: MRIAVTIFLTDQTITPVRLARELEERGFSGLYLPEHTHIPVERATPYPAGGELPEEYGRTLDPFVALGQASAVTERLHLGTGITLVAQHDPIDLAKQIATLDHLSGGRFTLGLGFGWNKEEAADHGVEWTTRRDLVRDRMALMRALWAAEPTAHDGVFGSVRASHAHPKPHRNGAPRTLVGGAAGPKLFAGIAEYADGWLPIGGRGLSESLPVLRQVWADAGRAEGDLQVVPYAVLPETGKLAHYADLGIEEVVLQLPSADDTSVLKVLDEYARYL; this comes from the coding sequence ATGCGCATCGCCGTCACCATCTTCCTCACCGACCAGACGATCACCCCCGTACGGCTGGCGCGCGAGCTGGAGGAGCGCGGGTTCTCCGGGCTCTACCTGCCCGAGCACACCCACATCCCGGTCGAGCGGGCCACGCCCTACCCGGCGGGCGGCGAGCTGCCGGAGGAGTACGGGCGCACCCTCGACCCGTTCGTGGCGCTCGGCCAGGCCTCGGCCGTCACCGAGCGCCTGCACCTCGGCACCGGGATCACGCTGGTCGCCCAGCACGATCCGATCGACCTCGCCAAGCAGATCGCGACGCTCGACCACCTGTCCGGCGGGCGCTTCACGCTCGGGCTCGGCTTCGGCTGGAACAAGGAGGAGGCGGCGGATCACGGCGTCGAGTGGACGACCCGGCGCGACCTCGTGCGGGACCGGATGGCGCTCATGCGCGCCCTGTGGGCCGCTGAACCGACCGCCCACGACGGCGTGTTCGGGTCGGTCAGGGCCTCGCACGCCCACCCCAAGCCGCACCGGAACGGCGCGCCGCGCACCCTGGTCGGCGGGGCGGCGGGGCCGAAGCTGTTCGCGGGCATCGCGGAGTACGCGGACGGCTGGCTGCCCATCGGCGGGCGCGGCCTGAGCGAGTCGCTGCCCGTGCTGCGCCAGGTGTGGGCGGACGCCGGGCGCGCGGAGGGCGACCTCCAGGTCGTCCCGTACGCGGTCCTGCCGGAGACGGGCAAGTTGGCGCACTACGCGGACCTCGGCATCGAGGAGGTCGTGCTCCAGCTGCCGTCCGCCGACGACACCTCGGTGCTCAAGGTGCTCGACGAGTACGCCCGGTACCTGTAG
- a CDS encoding CocE/NonD family hydrolase — MTSKETRPNAVVSLYPELDEGVLAQVVQALRTGDTSALAPARAAEVDAAREAATFRDGVRVPVGEGVELDAALWLHNGEGPHPLIVMPSPWAKQGWTVYAVQAMRFARRGYHVLAYTARGFGESGGEVEVAGEADIADGIKALDHLVSEAGGPGAIGRVGFLGDSYGSGISQLVAAEDPRVHAVVALSTWGDLGEAFYENNTRHVAAVRTLLGAAATARLSARTQKAFDDVLANENVEETLRWAASRSPYHRAEKLNDRQVPVLFAQAWHETLFPGNQTLKMFNALSGPKRLLWSIGDHSGPEMTGILGLPNRIWQDAHRWFDRHLLEVGGGENGDEAAAAAFDEESGAEDQVVSEVMWGRALESRPTWHAATGTPERFYLTGPADGARDGGLLDKPADGLHTTFTTGTDTPATVADQILVTGYAELAGLPKAYRTGKIDRSAAGVWTSAPLPSRHQLRGVPRLRVTVAADTADALFVAYLFDVNALGIARIITHAPYTLLGAADTPTAVDLALQVTGYDVKAGHRLMLVLDSVDPFYGGPADETPGTITVTSPDEDPSYLEIPLS, encoded by the coding sequence GTGACTTCAAAGGAAACGCGACCGAACGCCGTGGTGAGCCTCTACCCGGAGCTGGACGAAGGGGTGCTCGCGCAGGTCGTCCAGGCGCTGCGCACGGGTGACACCTCCGCGCTCGCCCCCGCGCGGGCGGCCGAGGTCGACGCGGCACGCGAGGCGGCGACGTTCCGGGACGGGGTGAGGGTGCCGGTCGGCGAGGGTGTGGAGCTGGACGCCGCGTTATGGCTGCACAACGGCGAAGGGCCGCACCCGCTGATCGTGATGCCCTCGCCGTGGGCCAAGCAGGGCTGGACCGTCTACGCCGTGCAGGCCATGCGTTTCGCGCGCCGCGGCTATCACGTACTGGCCTATACCGCACGGGGCTTCGGCGAGTCCGGCGGCGAGGTCGAGGTGGCGGGCGAGGCGGACATCGCCGACGGCATCAAGGCGCTCGACCACCTCGTCTCCGAGGCGGGCGGCCCCGGCGCCATCGGCAGGGTCGGCTTCCTCGGCGACTCCTACGGTTCGGGCATCAGTCAGCTCGTCGCCGCGGAGGACCCGCGGGTGCACGCGGTGGTCGCGCTCAGCACCTGGGGCGACCTGGGCGAGGCGTTCTACGAGAACAACACCCGGCACGTGGCGGCCGTGCGGACCCTGCTCGGCGCCGCGGCCACGGCCCGGCTCAGCGCGCGCACCCAGAAGGCGTTCGACGACGTCCTGGCGAACGAGAACGTCGAGGAGACACTGCGGTGGGCCGCGTCGCGTTCGCCGTACCACCGCGCCGAGAAACTGAATGACCGTCAGGTTCCGGTGCTCTTCGCGCAGGCCTGGCACGAGACGCTGTTCCCGGGCAACCAGACGCTGAAGATGTTCAACGCGCTGAGCGGCCCCAAGCGGCTGCTCTGGTCGATCGGCGACCACTCGGGCCCCGAGATGACCGGAATCCTGGGCCTGCCCAACCGGATCTGGCAGGACGCCCACCGCTGGTTCGACCGCCACCTCCTCGAAGTGGGCGGGGGCGAGAACGGGGACGAGGCCGCGGCCGCGGCCTTCGACGAGGAGTCCGGCGCCGAGGACCAGGTGGTCAGCGAGGTCATGTGGGGCCGGGCCCTGGAGTCCCGGCCGACCTGGCACGCGGCCACCGGCACCCCCGAGCGGTTCTATCTGACCGGCCCCGCCGACGGCGCCAGGGACGGCGGTCTCCTGGACAAGCCCGCCGACGGCCTGCACACCACGTTCACCACCGGCACCGACACCCCGGCCACCGTCGCCGACCAGATCCTGGTCACCGGGTACGCCGAACTGGCCGGCCTGCCCAAGGCGTACCGGACCGGGAAGATCGACCGGAGCGCGGCCGGCGTGTGGACCAGCGCCCCCCTGCCCTCGCGGCACCAGCTGCGCGGCGTGCCGCGGCTGCGGGTGACGGTCGCCGCCGACACCGCGGACGCGCTGTTCGTGGCGTACCTCTTCGACGTCAACGCCCTCGGGATCGCCCGCATCATCACGCACGCGCCGTACACGCTGCTCGGCGCCGCGGACACGCCCACCGCCGTCGACCTCGCGCTCCAGGTCACCGGGTACGACGTGAAGGCCGGCCACCGCCTGATGCTGGTCCTCGACTCGGTGGACCCGTTCTACGGCGGCCCCGCCGACGAGACACCCGGCACGATCACCGTCACCTCGCCCGACGAGGACCCGTCGTATCTGGAGATCCCGCTGAGCTGA
- a CDS encoding aldehyde dehydrogenase family protein → MSAQEEKLFIGGEWVEPDGGHYPVLDPATEDVVGLAPEAGRDQVYRAAAAAREAFGAWSRTRPEERAAILDRAADLMQRDFVANAELARAETGATTATARGMQVGVGVSRFRRYAKGALEPVERALVPQVNEAGPMGRAGVFGALAVRQPVGVVTCITSYNNPWANPAGKVAPALAMGNTVVVKPAPQDPLSVFRMAAALEEAGVPPGVVNVVTGSAPAVGEAAVDSPDVDMVSFTGSTAVGQRIAEVCGRDMKRQLMELGGKGAAVVFDDADLDSAVQGIGTTFSFYSGQICTAPTRVLVQRAVHDQLVERLAAYAGFLKVGDPTARDTVVGPVISAAHRDRVESYVELGRKEGATVVAGGERPPLDRGFYVAPTLLAECTNAMRVAREEIFGPVVVVIPFDDEEEGVALANDSEYGLLDYVWSGDVARAFRVARRLRAGGVGVNTIGRNMEAPFGGFKKSGVGRDVGSYALHAYSELQSIVWPG, encoded by the coding sequence GTGAGCGCACAGGAAGAAAAGTTGTTCATCGGTGGCGAGTGGGTCGAGCCCGACGGCGGGCACTATCCCGTGCTCGATCCCGCGACCGAGGACGTGGTGGGGCTCGCGCCCGAGGCCGGCCGCGACCAGGTGTACCGGGCGGCCGCCGCGGCGCGGGAGGCCTTCGGCGCCTGGTCGCGCACGCGTCCCGAGGAGCGGGCGGCGATCCTGGACCGGGCCGCCGACCTCATGCAGCGCGACTTCGTGGCCAACGCCGAACTCGCCCGCGCCGAGACCGGAGCCACCACCGCCACCGCCCGCGGCATGCAGGTCGGGGTGGGGGTCTCGCGGTTCCGGCGGTACGCCAAGGGCGCCCTGGAGCCGGTGGAGCGGGCGCTCGTACCGCAGGTGAACGAGGCGGGGCCGATGGGGCGCGCGGGGGTGTTCGGCGCGCTCGCCGTGCGCCAGCCGGTCGGTGTGGTCACCTGCATCACCTCGTACAACAATCCGTGGGCGAATCCGGCGGGCAAGGTGGCGCCCGCGCTCGCGATGGGCAACACCGTCGTGGTGAAGCCCGCTCCGCAGGACCCGCTGTCGGTGTTCAGGATGGCGGCGGCGCTGGAGGAGGCGGGGGTGCCGCCCGGGGTTGTGAACGTGGTCACCGGGTCCGCGCCGGCGGTCGGCGAGGCGGCCGTCGACTCGCCCGACGTCGACATGGTCTCCTTCACCGGTTCCACCGCCGTGGGGCAGCGGATCGCCGAGGTGTGCGGGCGCGACATGAAGCGGCAGCTGATGGAGCTCGGCGGCAAGGGCGCCGCGGTCGTCTTCGACGACGCCGACCTCGACTCGGCGGTCCAGGGCATCGGCACCACGTTCTCCTTCTACAGCGGGCAGATCTGCACCGCGCCGACCCGCGTCCTGGTCCAGCGCGCCGTCCACGACCAGCTGGTCGAGAGGCTCGCGGCGTACGCCGGGTTCCTGAAGGTCGGAGATCCGACGGCCCGTGACACGGTGGTCGGTCCGGTCATCTCGGCCGCCCACCGCGACCGGGTGGAGTCTTATGTGGAGCTGGGCCGCAAGGAGGGGGCGACGGTCGTGGCGGGCGGTGAGCGCCCACCACTCGACCGCGGTTTCTATGTGGCCCCGACCCTCCTCGCGGAGTGCACCAACGCCATGCGGGTGGCCCGCGAGGAGATCTTCGGCCCGGTCGTCGTGGTCATCCCCTTCGACGACGAGGAAGAGGGCGTCGCGCTCGCCAACGACAGCGAGTACGGCCTGCTCGACTACGTGTGGTCCGGCGACGTGGCCCGCGCCTTCCGCGTCGCGCGCCGGCTGCGGGCCGGCGGGGTGGGAGTGAACACGATCGGCCGCAACATGGAGGCGCCGTTCGGCGGCTTCAAGAAGAGCGGGGTGGGCCGGGACGTCGGCTCGTACGCGCTGCACGCGTACAGCGAACTCCAGTCGATCGTCTGGCCCGGCTAG